A region from the Diorhabda sublineata isolate icDioSubl1.1 chromosome X, icDioSubl1.1, whole genome shotgun sequence genome encodes:
- the LOC130451685 gene encoding protein Wnt-11b-like isoform X2: MVKEEEIPTFKSQYFQSTREQAYVYAISSAALIYTMARGCSSGTLHQCTCANKATAVPVGDFQWGGCSDNVKWGIQFARRFIDNVEKSALVTRNKRNEKEGKMQNGAETAGVERSSIAAVNLHNNKVGRKIMSGSLRTQCKCHGVSGSCNIKTCWNALPPMSEIGVRLLEQYTNALMVIGNVIDSTGSVEILPKSRKKFSSTQLVYISKSPDYCTRDERLGSFGTVGRYCNVSSIGPESCRQLCCGRGYRTVVEEKIERCQCKFYNCCYVKCKICRTKTKVYECL, from the exons ATGGTTAAAGAGGAAGAAATTCCCACTTTCAAATCTCAATATTTCCAGT ctACTCGAGAACAAGCTTACGTATATGCTATAAGCTCAGCAGCTCTTATTTACACAATGGCTCGTGGTTGCTCAAGTGGCACCTTACATCAATGTACATGTGCTAATAAAGCTACCGCAGTTCCCGTCGGGGACTTCCAATGGGGTGGATGTAGTGATAATGTTAAATGGGGTATCCAGTTCGCCAGAAGGTTCATAGACAATGTCGAAAAAAGTGCTCTAGTTACACGAAATAAAAGGAATGAAAAGGAAGGGAAAATGCAGAATGGTGCAGAGACTGCAGGAGTAGAAAGATCTTCTATTGCAGCTGTAAATTTGCATAATAATAAAGTTGGTAGGAAG ATTATGAGTGGTAGTCTACGCACCCAATGTAAATGTCATGGTGTGTCGGGTTCATGCAATATAAAAACATGCTGGAATGCACTTCCACCAATGTCTGAGATAGGTGTTAGATTGTTAGAACAATATACCAATGCTCTTATGGTTATTGGAAATGTAATAGATAGTACTGGTTCGGTGGAAATTTTACCGAAAAGTAGGAAAAAATTCTCCAGCACGCAACttgtttatatttccaaatCACCAGATTATTGTACTAGGGACGAAAGACTTGGCAGCTTTGGAACAGTTGGCAG atattgCAACGTTTCTTCAATTGGTCCAGAAAGTTGTAGGCAATTATGTTGTGGAAGAGGCTATAGGACAGTCGTGGAGGAAAAAATAGAGAGATGTCAATGCAAATTTTATAACTGTTGTTacgttaaatgtaaaatttgtcGAACTAAAACCAAAGTATAtgaatgtttataa
- the LOC130451684 gene encoding UDP-glucose:glycoprotein glucosyltransferase gives MQFIPFTISILLFLSVKEHVEGKSKKSKSVTTLLEAKWQSTPLVLETAEYLADENIDFFWGFVDSISSLNPPLISSKNEYEQYQIIIKHASKFLTDSQMSVLKLGLSLHIYSPKVQMFRQIAQELHLPDCPTVADIGGTVVCDIEKVKSLINGPTENHGKIDVYRIDNHFPGSANRSLVAVLYGQIGSESFGKFHEVLKNAAVDGKIDYIIRHYIKKNDSRKLRLSGYGVELQMKSTEYKAQDDTELHEDQNSAETSQQDEDTELEGFDFKKLREIFPHLHSQLEKFKTHLEDTSSELAPLKVWQFQELSLQAAERIMNAPKEEALKILTNTAQNFPMQAKGLAKTVVNPNLKAEMKKNSELFGSHLNLQPSDTALFINGMFYDIDLVDVYGILEVLRQELRTMEGLHALGVGNKRMSSLMELDFEEDSSGQDFAIDIRDSAINWINDIEQNPKYAMWSKSLMELLRPTFPGMLRQIRRNLYNLVLIIDPKEKSSSGLLKLVESFVIHLAPIRVGLVFNVTANSEVTGLEDVGVAMQCALNYVTQTKDAPTALTFVRTLLQSSQDKLNIDDVKKQLRKDYDEDPVDILGEDSVYDFGRQLSADFIERTGLKSFPQALLNGIPLPQSQINVDDFEETILQEVMTQTPNFQKSVYRGKLLDSDDVLDYIMNQPKVMPRLNYRILNKEKSSHLDMTGTPSSTNNLDMLLKLSARDMTATAIENLRYFAVPKKGSKYNSMTYWVIGDLSCKKSRRLLKDALEHLKSESHVRVSFLPNVNGEKDNTLNKIVLAALQELPPEKALSFVISLLKDDNVMVKLEHGEKIDIPNDVRSKIDSQELNLKMLRVYCQRVLQLKESQRAVIANGRVLGPLDENEEFNSEDFSLLDRYSSNTYWEKIKSALDKDSDEDEEMTSNSLMKIISLLIARPQTRSRFEIKFSGDEHSVIKIPPSHHDRVAFDITAIVDPVSRGAQKLGPILQVMQEVLNCRIRVFLNSVEKNSDMPVKSFYRFVLEPEIQFGEDGKQLSGPIARFNNMPTSPLLTQNYHVPENWLVEVVRSVYDLDNIRLENVESNVHSEYELEYLLLEGHCFEQNTGSPPRGLQITLGTDSQPVIVDTIVMANLGYFQLKANPGAWILRLRQGRSADIYNIVSHDGSDTPDNSTDIKVLISSLRSHIVKLRVQKKPDKMNVDLLSDEDNGNGIWSSIASSFKSSEDEQDEKLNIFSLASGHLYERFLRIMMLSVLKHTKTPVKFWFLKNYLSPQIKDFLPYMAKEYGFEYELVQYKWPRWLHQQTEKQRIIWGYKILFLDVLFPLDVKKIIFVDADQVVRADLKELQQLDLGGAPYGYTPFCESRKEMDGFRFWKHGYWRNHLQGRRYHISALYVVDLKRFRRIAAGDRLRGQYQALSQDPNSLSNLDQDLPNNMIHQVAIKSLPQEWLWCETWCDDESKERAKTIDLCNNPMTKEAKLTAAVRIVPEWKSYDEDIRNLQKKIDSGLLDADPAENIVIVSEKERTDEHEEL, from the exons ATGCAATTCATACCGTTCACCATAAGTATCTTATTGTTCTTAAGTGTAAAAGAACACGTAgaaggaaaatctaaaaaatctaAATCTGTAACAACTCTTCTTGAAGCTAAATGGCAATCAACGCCCCTCGTTCTAGAAACTGCAGAGTATTTAGCAGACGAGAATATCGACTTCTTCTGGGGCTTTGTGGATTCAATAAGTTCATTAAATCCGCCACTAATATCTTCGA AAAATGAGTATGAACAGTaccaaattataattaaacatgCTTCGAAATTTTTAACAGACTCGCAAATGTCAGTATTAAAACTAGGATTATCTTTACATATTTACTCACCAAAAGTACAAATGTTTAGGCAAATAGCACAAGAATTGCATTTGCCGGATTGTCCAACAGTTGCTGACATTGGAGGGACAGTAGTTTGTGATATAGAAAAGGTCAAATCTCTAATAAATGGA CCAACTGAAAATCACGGAAAAATTGATGTCTATAGAATAGATAATCACTTCCCAGGCTCTGCAAATCGATCTTTAGTAGCGGTACTTTATGGGCAAATTGGTAGTGAatcatttggaaaatttcatgaagTCTTGAAAAATGCAGCTGTTGATggtaaaattgattatattatcCGTCACTATATCAag AAAAATGATTCAAGAAAACTGAGACTATCTGGCTATGGGGTAGAATTACAAATGAAATCAACTGAATATAAAGCTCAAGATGACACTGAGTTACATGAAGATCAGAATTCTGCAGAAACTTCTCAACAAGATGAAGACACTGAATTGGAAggttttgattttaaaaaattgag agaaattttccCCCATCTCCATAGTcagttagaaaaatttaaaacacattTAGAAGATACTTCTAGTGAATTGGCACCACTTAAAGTTTGGCAGTTCCAAGAATTAAGTTTACAAGCAGCTGAGAGGATTATGAATGCTCCTAAGGAAGAAGCTTTGAAAATACTAACTAATACAGCGCAAAACTTTCCTATGCAG GCTAAAGGATTAGCAAAAACAGTAGTTAACCCAAATTTGAAGgcagaaatgaagaaaaatagtgaacTATTTGGCTCCCATCTAAATCTACAACCTTCTGATACTGCCCTCTTTATAAACGGCATGTTTTATGATATTGATTTAGTTGATGTTTATGGTATTTTGGAAGTATTACGTCAAGAACTTAGAACTATGGAAGGATTACATGCACTAGGTGTAGGAAATAAACGAATGTCCTCTTTAATGGAACTAGACTTTGAAGAAGATAGTAGTGGTCAAGATTTTGCTATTGACATTAGAGATTCTGCTATCAATTGGATCAATGACATTGAACAAAATCCAAA gtATGCTATGTGGTCGAAATCACTAATGGAATTGTTGAGACCAACATTTCCTGGTATGTTGCGgcaaataagaagaaatttatacaaTCTT GTACTCATTATTGATCCAAAAGAAAAATCATCTTCTGGTTTGCTAAAATTAGTAGAGTCTTTTGTTATTCACCTTGCGCCTATAAGAGTAGGATTAGTTTTCAATGTGACAGCTAATTCTGAAGTGACGGGCTTAGAAGATGTTGGTGTAGCAATGCAATGTGCTCTTAACTATGTTACACAAACTAAAGATGCTCCTACGGCACTAACTTTTGTTAGAACTTTATTGCAATCGTCTCAAGACAAGCTGAACATTGACGACGTTAAAAAACAACTTAGAAAAGATTATGATGAAGATCCCGTCGATATTTTAG GTGAAGATTCTGTTTACGATTTTGGAAGACAATTATCAGCCGACTTTATTGAACGAACAGGCCTCAAATCGTTTCCTCAAGCTCTGTTGAATGGAATACCTCTTCCTCAGAGTCAGATCAACGTAGATGATTTTGAGGAAACCATTCTTCAAGAAGTTATGACCCAAACCCCTAATTTTCAAAAGAGTGTTTATAGAGGCAAATTGTTAGATTCTGATGATGTATTAGACTATATTATGAATCAGCCAAAAGTAATGCCTAGgttaaattatagaatattgaataaagaaaaatcgtCACATCTTGATATGACAG GCACTCCGAGTAGTACTAATAATTTGGATATGTTGTTGAAGCTTAGTGCAAGAGATATGACCGCCACTGCTATAGAAAACTTGAGGTATTTTGCAGTACCTAAAAAGGGAAGCAAATATAATTCTATGACATATTGGGTTATTGGTGATTTAAGCTGTAAAAAGTCGAGAAGATTATTGAAAGATGCCTTGGAACATTTg AAATCGGAAAGTCACGTGAGAGTGAGTTTTTTGCCCAACGTTAATGGTGAAAAAGATAATACGCTAAACAAAATCGTGTTAGCAGCACTACAAGAATTGCCTCCTGAAAAAGCACTGAGCTTTGTAATATCACTTTTAAAAGATGACAATGTCATGGTAAAATTGGAACACGGCGAAAAAATAGATATACCG AATGATGTTCGATCTAAAATTGATTCCCAAGAGTTGAACCTTAAAATGTTAAGAGTTTATTGTCAGAGAGTACTACAATTAAAAGAAAGCCAGAGAGCCGTGATCGCTAATGGAAGAGTTCTAGGTCCTTTAGATGAGAATGAAGAGTTTAATTCAGAAGATTTTAGCCTCTTAGATAGGTACAGTTCCAACACCtattgggaaaaaattaaaagtgcATTAGATAAAGACTCAGATGAAGATGAAG AAATGACCAGTAACtcattaatgaaaataatttctctgCTTATTGCAAGACCTCAAACTAGATctagatttgaaataaaattttctggaGATGAACATTCTGTAATCAAAATTCCTCCATCTCATCATGATAGAGTTGCATTTGATATTACCGCAATCGTCGATCCTGTTTCAAGAGGAGCACAAAAGTTGGGTCCTATCTTACAAGTTATGCAAGAAGTATTGAATTGTAGAATTAGAGTATTTCTAAATAGTGTTGAAAAGAATAGTGATATGCCAGTTAAAAG CTTTTATCGATTTGTATTAGAACCAGAAATTCAATTTGGAGAAGATGGCAAACAACTATCAGGTCCAATAGCAAGATTTAACAATATGCCTACATCACCGCTTTTAACTCAAAATTATCATGTACCTGAAAATTGGTTAGTTGAAGTAGTACGATCCGTTTATGATTTAGATAATATAAGACTGGAAAATGTTGAGAGTAATGTCCACAG TGAATATGAACTGGAATATCTCCTTCTCGAAGGTCACTGTTTTGAACAAAACACCGGCAGCCCTCCAAGAGGTTTACAGATAACTCTGGGTACAGACAGTCAACCTGTTATTGTGGATACTATAGTGATGGCCAATTTGGGTTATTTCCAATTGAAAGCCAACCCAGGTGCTTGGATCTTGCGATTAAGACAGGGCAGAAGCGctgatatttataatatagttaG CCATGATGGAAGCGACACACCCGACAATTCAACTGATATCAAAGTACTTATTAGTTCTTTAAGATCTCATATTGTTAAATTGAGAGTGCAGAAGAAACCGGATAAAATGAATGTGGATTTGCTGTCAGATGAGGATAACGGTAACGGAATTTGGAGCTCTATAGCAAG CTCCTTTAAAAGTAGTGAAGATGAACAAGACGAAAAATTGAACATATTTTCTCTTGCTTCTGGTCACTTATATGAAAGATTCCTACGAATTATGATGCTGTCAGTTTTGAAACATACCAAAACGCCTGTTAAATTTTGGTTCCTCAAAAATTATCTCTCTCCTCAAATTAAG GACTTTTTACCATATATGGCGAAAGAATATGGCTTTGAATATGAGTTAGTACAATATAAATGGCCAAGATGGCTACATCAACAAACTGAAAAGCAAAGGATAATTTGGGGTTACAAAATCTTATTCCTGGATGTGTTATTTCCTCTAGAtgttaagaaaattatattcgTAGATGCTGACCag GTTGTACGAGCAGATTTAAAAGAACTTCAACAGCTGGATTTAGGCGGTGCTCCATATGGATATACACCATTCTGTGAATCCCGTAAAGAAATGGACGGTTTTCGTTTTTGGAAACACGGTTATTGGAGAAACCACCTACAAGGCAGAAG gtaTCACATTTCTGCCTTATATGTAGTTGATCTTAAGAGATTTCGTAGGATAGCAGCTGGTGATAGACTAAGAGGGCAATACCAGGCTCTTAGCCAAGATCCTAATAGTCTTTCAAATTTAGATCAGGATTTACCAAATAATATGATCCATCAGGTAGCGATAAAGTCGTTGCCTCAAGAATGGTTGTGGTGTGAAACTTGGTGTGATGATGAATCCAAGGAGAGAGCAAAGACTATAGATTTA tGTAATAATCCAATGACAAAGGAAGCCAAGTTAACAGCAGCTGTTAGAATCGTACCTGAATGGAAGTCATATGATGAAGATATTAGAAATTTGCAAAAGAAAATAGATTCTGGTTTATTGGATGCAGATCCAGctgaaaatattgttattgttagTGAAAAAG AAAGAACTGATGAACATGAAGAATTATGA